In the genome of Streptomyces globosus, one region contains:
- a CDS encoding NUDIX domain-containing protein, producing the protein MSRTGDHTPRHVTSGWLPAEEFAATLPKASAFGCLFFTDEHDRPVQLRAVYSRSHPWQWPGGCMDEGERPWETALRECREETGIVYEGPRRLLATVFGLPGKEWPLSSIGFVFDGGRLTAEQVDGIVLDPAEHDDVRALPLAQWRALMPPRDFERLEAVMEARRAGTAAYFDTWDWDD; encoded by the coding sequence ATGTCCCGTACAGGCGATCACACTCCCCGGCACGTGACCTCCGGCTGGCTGCCCGCCGAGGAGTTCGCCGCGACCCTGCCCAAGGCCAGCGCCTTCGGCTGCCTGTTCTTCACCGACGAGCACGACCGGCCCGTCCAGCTGCGGGCCGTCTACTCGCGCAGCCACCCCTGGCAGTGGCCCGGCGGCTGCATGGACGAGGGCGAGCGCCCCTGGGAGACGGCGCTGCGCGAGTGCCGGGAGGAGACCGGCATCGTGTACGAGGGCCCCCGGCGGCTGCTGGCCACCGTCTTCGGGCTGCCGGGGAAGGAGTGGCCGCTGAGTTCGATCGGGTTCGTCTTCGACGGGGGGCGGCTGACGGCCGAGCAGGTCGACGGCATCGTCCTCGACCCGGCCGAGCACGACGACGTACGCGCCCTGCCGCTCGCGCAGTGGCGGGCGCTGATGCCGCCGCGGGACTTCGAGCGGCTCGAAGCCGTCATGGAGGCCCGGCGGGCCGGGACCGCCGCGTACTTCGACACCTGGGACTGGGACGACTGA
- a CDS encoding excalibur calcium-binding domain-containing protein — MVVGTLLLPPVGVALAFLARWGKVGKAVSVALATVWFFVLVGIGSDAEPQAAAAKPAPGPTATVTATATATAAAVPVPAATVTATATVTATATVTAAPAAAAPPDEAEGTGGSRVVSYGNCSAVRAAGAAPIRRGEPGYGRHLDRDGDGVGCE; from the coding sequence GTGGTGGTGGGCACCCTGCTGCTGCCTCCGGTCGGCGTCGCGCTGGCGTTCCTGGCACGGTGGGGCAAGGTCGGCAAGGCCGTCTCCGTCGCGCTCGCCACGGTGTGGTTCTTCGTGCTGGTGGGCATCGGGTCGGATGCCGAGCCGCAGGCTGCCGCCGCGAAGCCGGCGCCCGGCCCCACCGCGACCGTTACCGCCACGGCAACCGCCACCGCCGCGGCCGTTCCCGTACCCGCAGCCACCGTCACCGCCACTGCGACCGTTACCGCCACGGCCACCGTGACGGCCGCCCCTGCGGCCGCGGCGCCGCCGGACGAGGCGGAGGGCACGGGCGGCTCGCGGGTCGTGTCCTACGGCAACTGCAGTGCCGTACGGGCTGCCGGAGCCGCTCCCATCCGGCGCGGGGAACCCGGCTACGGCCGACACCTCGACCGCGACGGCGACGGCGTCGGCTGCGAGTGA
- a CDS encoding ferredoxin — MADRITIDTDVCIGSSQCALRAPSVFTSDDDGFGMVIPGREDGGGDPMLKEAARACPVQAITLPGT; from the coding sequence ATGGCCGACAGGATCACCATCGACACCGACGTCTGCATCGGCAGCAGCCAGTGCGCCCTCAGAGCGCCCTCGGTGTTCACCAGTGACGACGACGGGTTCGGGATGGTGATCCCGGGCCGCGAGGACGGTGGCGGCGACCCGATGCTGAAGGAGGCCGCCCGCGCATGTCCCGTACAGGCGATCACACTCCCCGGCACGTGA